From the genome of Pirellulaceae bacterium, one region includes:
- a CDS encoding PQQ-binding-like beta-propeller repeat protein, whose amino-acid sequence MTPRLQLFASVLLLLISQLTFAADWPQWRGPDGQGHSQATNLPQSWSETEHITWKTDIPGRGWSSPVIGNGQIWLTTAEIDESNPEERKLRLKTIANSQPVTIADHVDLRAVCLDQETGRMLHNVILIGEDQPDAIHTQNSYATPTPLLHDGRLFCHFGTHGTACIDTSTGHTIWTNRELRLNHENGPGSTPVLFDDLIMFHCDGSDVQYIAALRQSNGELAWKTKRSGDLNSNPQLQKSYATPLVVSIDEQPVLISPAADWVYGYDPATGSELWKVKYGELGFSNSARPLFHGQKSYICTGFMKSKLLAIDHSNPMSPQIAWTFNKQVSEVPSPLLIDDLLYFISDDGGIVTCVDSADGNQVWQHRIGGSHWASPLYADGKIFFFSKEGETVVIRPGRTFEELGRAQLDGRIMASPAAVDEALFLRTDRSLYRIENR is encoded by the coding sequence ATGACACCCCGCCTGCAGTTGTTCGCTTCTGTTCTGCTGCTTTTAATTTCCCAACTGACATTTGCAGCCGACTGGCCCCAATGGCGAGGCCCGGATGGACAAGGGCATTCCCAGGCAACGAATCTCCCTCAGTCATGGAGCGAAACAGAACACATCACCTGGAAAACCGACATTCCTGGCAGGGGCTGGTCGTCGCCTGTGATCGGGAACGGTCAGATCTGGCTTACCACCGCGGAAATCGACGAGTCGAATCCTGAAGAACGAAAACTCCGTCTGAAGACGATTGCCAACTCGCAGCCTGTCACAATTGCTGACCATGTGGATCTCCGAGCCGTTTGTTTGGACCAGGAAACGGGTCGCATGTTGCACAACGTGATTTTGATCGGCGAGGACCAACCGGACGCGATCCACACGCAAAACAGTTACGCAACTCCAACCCCCTTGCTCCATGATGGGCGACTTTTTTGCCACTTCGGAACCCATGGGACTGCTTGCATCGATACGTCAACCGGGCACACCATCTGGACCAATCGCGAACTGCGTCTGAACCACGAGAATGGTCCCGGTAGCACTCCTGTTTTATTCGATGATCTCATCATGTTTCATTGTGACGGGAGCGATGTTCAATACATTGCTGCTTTACGTCAAAGCAACGGAGAGTTGGCCTGGAAAACGAAAAGATCAGGCGATCTCAACTCCAACCCACAACTCCAGAAATCCTATGCCACGCCGCTGGTGGTCAGCATCGACGAGCAACCGGTGCTGATTTCGCCAGCGGCAGATTGGGTTTACGGTTATGATCCAGCTACAGGCAGCGAGCTTTGGAAAGTAAAATACGGAGAATTAGGTTTTTCCAATTCAGCAAGACCTTTATTCCACGGTCAAAAATCTTACATTTGCACCGGCTTCATGAAATCCAAGTTACTGGCCATTGATCATTCAAACCCAATGTCTCCTCAAATTGCCTGGACCTTCAACAAACAGGTAAGCGAGGTTCCGTCACCTCTATTGATCGATGACTTGCTTTACTTCATCAGCGATGACGGTGGCATCGTAACCTGTGTTGACTCTGCCGATGGCAATCAAGTTTGGCAACACCGGATTGGTGGAAGCCATTGGGCTTCGCCGCTATACGCGGACGGGAAAATCTTTTTCTTTAGCAAGGAAGGTGAAACGGTGGTCATCCGTCCGGGAAGAACTTTTGAAGAGCTGGGCCGTGCCCAACTCGATGGCAGGATTATGGCGTCACCAGCAGCCGTAGACGAAGCTCTTTTTCTGCGGACGGACCGTTCTCTTTATCGAATCGAAAACCGTTGA
- a CDS encoding enolase C-terminal domain-like protein, with amino-acid sequence MTLIDPLNPNGISRRQTLQGLAAAAAGVSAALASQREAASQIDGKINRGSAPIRIRKVRAIATAPQSIRLVVVKVETTEPGLYGLGCATFNQRPLAVVEAVNKYLDPFAKNRAVDNIEDLWQTAYTSSYWRNGPVLNNALSGLDMALWDIKGKRAGMPIYQLLGGKSRFAVDCYAHASGDNEKELEESVRRLAAKGFRHIRIQLGAYGSPHLSKNPDFRTAGFGQPQDTHMDSAAYLQAMPKIFEHMRKQFGNEIELLHDVHERIQPIEAIGLLKQLEPYKPFFIEDPLAPEQNGYFPQLRQQTACPIAMGELFNNPHEWVGLITDRLIDFIRVHISQIGGLTPARKLATLAECFGVRTAWHGPGDVSPVGHACNGHLDLTVHNFGIQEAPSFTDAMKEVFPGSPEVKNGYMHVNEAPGFGVDINETLAAKYPLPQDPGYWEPVRRRDGTAVRP; translated from the coding sequence ATGACTCTGATCGACCCATTGAACCCAAACGGTATCTCCCGTCGACAAACGCTTCAAGGTCTGGCCGCCGCAGCCGCTGGGGTTTCTGCGGCCCTTGCGAGTCAACGGGAGGCCGCATCTCAAATCGACGGCAAGATAAATCGCGGCAGCGCACCAATACGCATTCGCAAAGTACGGGCCATCGCTACCGCTCCACAATCGATTCGATTGGTCGTGGTAAAGGTTGAAACCACCGAACCGGGCCTCTACGGCCTCGGATGCGCCACCTTCAACCAACGGCCGCTAGCCGTGGTTGAGGCCGTCAACAAATATCTCGATCCGTTCGCTAAAAACCGAGCGGTCGACAACATTGAGGATTTATGGCAAACCGCCTACACAAGCTCCTATTGGCGTAACGGCCCGGTCTTAAACAATGCCTTAAGCGGCCTGGACATGGCCCTGTGGGACATCAAGGGCAAACGCGCCGGAATGCCGATCTATCAATTACTCGGTGGCAAGTCGCGTTTCGCGGTTGACTGCTATGCTCACGCAAGCGGCGACAATGAGAAAGAACTTGAGGAAAGCGTACGGCGGTTGGCGGCGAAAGGTTTTCGGCACATTCGCATCCAACTCGGTGCTTACGGGTCTCCGCACTTATCCAAAAATCCTGACTTCCGTACGGCTGGATTCGGACAGCCGCAAGATACGCACATGGACTCCGCGGCCTACCTTCAGGCAATGCCTAAAATATTCGAACATATGCGAAAACAATTTGGAAACGAGATTGAATTGTTGCACGACGTGCATGAACGAATTCAGCCGATTGAAGCCATTGGCTTACTGAAACAGTTAGAGCCTTATAAACCGTTTTTCATCGAAGACCCATTGGCGCCAGAACAGAACGGATATTTCCCTCAACTACGGCAGCAAACCGCATGCCCGATCGCCATGGGTGAATTGTTCAACAATCCACACGAATGGGTTGGCTTGATTACAGATCGCCTGATCGATTTCATTCGCGTCCACATTTCTCAGATTGGCGGCCTCACACCCGCGCGTAAACTTGCAACACTTGCCGAGTGTTTTGGAGTGCGAACTGCCTGGCATGGCCCCGGTGATGTGTCACCGGTTGGGCACGCTTGCAACGGACACTTAGATTTGACGGTCCACAACTTCGGCATCCAAGAGGCTCCGAGCTTCACGGATGCCATGAAAGAAGTCTTCCCTGGCAGCCCGGAAGTAAAAAACGGTTACATGCATGTGAACGAAGCGCCTGGATTCGGCGTCGACATCAACGAAACATTGGCTGCGAAATATCCCCTGCCGCAAGACCCAGGTTATTGGGAACCAGTCCGTCGCCGAGATGGCACAGCGGTTCGCCCTTAA